AGTTAATATAATAACCGCAAATTTAATGCCCCATCAAGAAAACATTTACACATTCAATAACAAAAACTATTTAACATGAAAATATAATCGTTAAAATAATATTTTTCGTACATATTTTAATATATTTACAGGAAATACCCACCATATGTATAAAAGGCTATTTTTTTCAAGTATCTTCCTTGCAGGTCTTTTTAAGTCACAAACCACCACGATGACTAATTTGATCTCGCAGGCAGTCTATTATGACGGTTATGCAGCACCAGTCTCAACTCCTGTACCTTCCGGTCTTATCAGACTTGGAAACACCCGGTACGCAAAAAAAATTACAGATGCGGAACTGGATTCTTTTAAAGCAAAGATTGCCATGAGGGTGAGCATAGGAGCCTTATGTGATAATTATGACCGTTTGGGCGAGGTTTTTCTGGCTATGGTACCCAAAAACCAACCTACATACACCATGGATGATGCCAATGTTAAAAGAATTGAAGTAGGCAGATACATTACTCCATTCATGAATAAGAACCGTACTCCTAACGAAGTTCCTTATACCTACGACATCAGTAATCTTTATAATGTATTTCACGACACAACGCTCCGAAATACCTATGATATGTATATGGAACTGGATGTTTTTGGAGTTCCTTATGCTGCCCAAACACAGGTTCAAGGATGCACAGGAAGAATTGATGTTTTTTCAGGAACCCTGACTTTCTTCTCAACAGATGTAGGAGCAACTCCTACTGATTACAATACACTTGTTCCTCTGTTAAGCTATAGCAGGGTCAATAATTATAACAGTACAGACGTTACCGGTGAAACGGTGAGAATTGTAAGTTTCAATTTACCCAACCCTGTTACCAATGCCCATTTCTCTGTAATATCTACTCCTCACGGTGCTAATGAAGGTGGTGAAGAATATATACGAAGACAAAACTACACTTACGTAGATGATGTACAGGTCTTGACCTATACACCAGGAGGAATATCCTGTGAACCTTTCAGAGTATACAATACCCAAGGCAATGGAATTTATGGTGGAGCACCATCTTCATTTGCAGAATGGACTGCATGGAATAACTGGTGCCCGGGGAATTCTGTTCCTATCAGAGGATTCACCATCCCTAGCATGACTGCAGGAAACCACACATTAAAACACACAATACCAACAGCGGTATTTAACCAGCAACAGGGAGATGTATATTTATCAGTTTATATGCAGGGAAAAAGTGATGCTACCTTGAATGTTAAGGATATCAAAACCATTGATGTTAATATTTACCCCAATCCTACTTCTGATTTCGTTACTGTAAAATCTAAGGAAGACGTGGCCTCAATGAGTCTTTTCAGCATTGATGGTAGAAAACTAACTGAAATTTATAAAGAAAACAGAATTAATCTTTCTTCTTATGCGGCAGGAGTTTACTTTTTAAATATTGTATTGAAAGACGGAACCACTTTTAAACATAAAATCATAAAGAAATAATAGATTTCAATATTCATCAGAATAACAATTCGTTCTCAAAATCTTTATAAAAACATAAAGAAATTCATAAAAAACAGTTAATAAAACAATAAAAAATCCTCTTTTGAAAAAAATCAAAGGAGGATTTTAGCTTCATAAAAAATGATAAATATCTAAAAAGTAGAAGTTAAATTTTCTAAAACCCATTAGTATACCATCAAATTTCCCTTTAAAAAGAAAATAATAAATAATGTGTATTTTCAGCACTATAGAACTTTTACTTTAATCCCCTGTCTAAAAAATTGTCATTTCCAGTTTATTAAACTATTTTTGGAGATTAAAATTTCTGCAAAATGAATTATCATTTTCAAGCACACAGACAGGTGAGAAAGAACCTTTTAGATATCCTGCAGAACACTTCTCATGAAGATCTTCTGCTGATTCCGGACGGTTTCAACAACAATATCTACTGGAATATTGCCCATACAGTTGCTACACAGCAACTTTTGCATTATTACCTTAGTGGAAATCCTTTCCGTATAGATAAGTACTGGATTGAA
This genomic interval from Chryseobacterium joostei contains the following:
- a CDS encoding peptide-N-glycosidase F-related protein, whose product is MYKRLFFSSIFLAGLFKSQTTTMTNLISQAVYYDGYAAPVSTPVPSGLIRLGNTRYAKKITDAELDSFKAKIAMRVSIGALCDNYDRLGEVFLAMVPKNQPTYTMDDANVKRIEVGRYITPFMNKNRTPNEVPYTYDISNLYNVFHDTTLRNTYDMYMELDVFGVPYAAQTQVQGCTGRIDVFSGTLTFFSTDVGATPTDYNTLVPLLSYSRVNNYNSTDVTGETVRIVSFNLPNPVTNAHFSVISTPHGANEGGEEYIRRQNYTYVDDVQVLTYTPGGISCEPFRVYNTQGNGIYGGAPSSFAEWTAWNNWCPGNSVPIRGFTIPSMTAGNHTLKHTIPTAVFNQQQGDVYLSVYMQGKSDATLNVKDIKTIDVNIYPNPTSDFVTVKSKEDVASMSLFSIDGRKLTEIYKENRINLSSYAAGVYFLNIVLKDGTTFKHKIIKK